One segment of Takifugu rubripes chromosome 5, fTakRub1.2, whole genome shotgun sequence DNA contains the following:
- the LOC101067771 gene encoding syntaxin-1B translates to MKDRTAELRSAKDSDDDEEVVQVDRDHFMDEFFEQVEEIRGCIEKLSEDVEKVKKQHSAILAAPNPDEKTKQELEDLTADIKKTANKVRSKLKAIEQSIEQEEGLNRSSADLRIRKTQHSTLSRKFVEVMTEYNTTQSKYRDRCKDRIQRQLEITGRTTTNEELEDMLESGKLAIFTDDIKMDSQMTKQALNEIETRHTEIIKLENSIRELHDMFVDMAMLVESQGEMIDRIEYNVEHSVDYVERAVSDTKKAVKYQSQARKKKIMIIICCVILGVVLASTIGGTLGL, encoded by the exons ATGAAGGACCGCACGGCGGAACTGCGAAGC gctAAGGACAGCGACGATGacgaggaggtggtgcaggttgATCGCGACCACTTCATGGACGAGTTTTTCGAACAG gttgaAGAAATCAGAGGATGTATAGAAAAGCTGTCCGAGGACgtggagaaggtgaagaagcAGCACAGCGCCATCCTGGCTGCACCCAACCCTGATGAAA agaccaaacaggagctggaggacctcACCGCCGACATCAAGAAGACAGCCAATAAAGTTCGCTCAAAATTAAAAG cgATCGAGCAGAGTATTGAACAAGAGGAAGGTCTCAACAGATCATCAGCAGACCTCAGGATCCGAAAGACTCAG CACTCGACGCTGTCGCGTAAGTTTGTGGAGGTGATGACCGAGTACAACACCACGCAGTCCAAGTACCGCGACCGCTGCAAGGACCGCAtccagaggcagctggagaTCA CTGGGAGAACCACCACCaacgaggagctggaggacatgctggagagcGGCAAACTGGCCATTTTCACTGATGAT ATCAAGATGGACTCTCAGATGACCAAACAGGCTCTGAACGAGATCGAGACCCGACACACCGAGATCATCAAGTTGGAAAACAGCATCCGCGAGCTGCACGACATGTTCGTGGACATGGCCATGCTGGTGGAGAGCCAg GGAGAGATGATTGACAGAATCGAGTACAACGTGGAGCACTCCGTGGACTACGTGGAGCGCGCCGTGTCCGACACCAAGAAGGCCGTCAAGTACCAGAGTCAGGCCCGCAAG aAGAAAATCATGATCATCATCTGCTGCGTCATCCTGGGCGTGGTCCTGGCGTCCACCATCGGCGGCACACTGGGCTTATAA
- the LOC115249985 gene encoding perforin-1-like — MHFSFLTFSSSSSRSADSRSSTMTPLLLLLLLRASLACQTSSFTECQNAPFVPGHNLVGEGFDVVTMKTSGASVVDVKTFMVGGVQGNCTMCHNSLLNQAQKLPVSVLDWRVKVNCQRSLSSKIFESSQAVMKETSSSLGVSWKVGLGLPKLGGFSVGGSHSKTSAFARSHSRQDKFSFTSYEMKCRYYTFRLHARPPLSKEFEVSLKNLPPTYDHRNTSAFRQFISVYGTHFIRRVHLGGRVNSMTAIRTCQASISQMSVHTVSNCLSVEAEATIKGVTVSAASRFCQSKSKSLKTGATFSQAFSDRTTDILGGDESVGDILFQPNGAAAFKKWLISLKKVPGLVSYQLSPLHLLVPDNPVLQESLRSAISDYISKSAKPLSCPSGCQTGSQNRNCACRCQGHHMVNSDCCPAEYGVARMNVTVVRAAGLWGDYFSKTDGYVKVFYHQAASVTPIIWNNNFPAWNYLIRFENRQPAPQEPCPVRFEVWDRDNGWNDDLLGRDSLVPTSGSISRSFRLKHGSLLVRVSAVCAPSLQGSLCEQYAASPTYQEVMTHKREEQEGAGSQPAAPGGATL, encoded by the exons atgcatttttcatttctgaCCTTCAGCTCTTCATCATCAAG ATCTGCAGACTCCAGGAGTTCTACGatgacccccctcctcctcctcctcctcctccgggccTCTCTGGCCTGCCAGACCAGCTCCTTCACTGAGTGTCAGAATGCTCCGTTTGTACCGGGTCACAATCTGGTTGGCGAAGGCTTCGATGTGGTCACAATGAAAACCAGCGGGGCTAGTGTGGTGGACGTCAAGACCTTCATGGTCGGTGGAGTCCAGGGGAACTGCACCATGTGCCACAACAGCCTCCTGAACCAG GCCCAGAAGCTCCCGGTGTCGGTTCTGGACTGGAGGGTCAAG GTAAACTGCCAGCGCAGCCTGAGCAGTAAGATCTTCGAGTCCAGCCAGGCCGTCATGAAGGAAACCAGTTCATCGCTGGGAGTCAGCTGGAAG GTGGGGCTCGGCCTCCCTAAACTGGGTGGGTTTTCAGTGGGAGGGTCACACTCCAAAACCTCAGCGTTCGCCAGGTcccacagcaggcaggacaaGTTCTCCTTCACCAGCTATGAGATGAAGTGTCGATACTACAC CTTTCGTCTTCACGCTCGGCCTCCTCTGAGTAAAGAGTTTGAGGTGTCCCTGAAGAACCTGCCCCCCACATATGACCACAGGAACACCTCAGCCTTCAGACAGTTCATCTCTGTCTATGGAACCCACTTCATCCGCAGAGTCCACCTGGGGGGTCGGGTGAACTCCATGACTGCCATACGCACCTGCCAGGCCTCCATTAGTCAGATGTCTGTCCACACGGTCAGcaactgtctgtctgtggaGGCCGAGGCAACCATTAAGGGGGTGACTGTCAGTGCTGCATCCAGGTTCTGCCAGTCCAAGAGCAAAAGTCTGAAGACCGGAGCAACATTCAGCCAGGCCTTCTCTGACAGAACCACCGACATTCTGGGAGGAGACGAAAGCGTTGGAGACATCCTCTTCCAACCGAATGGGGCTGCGGCTTTTAAGAAGTGGCTCATCTCTCTGAAGAAGGTCCCGGGTCTGGTGTCCTACCAGCTCAGCCCCCTGCACCTGCTG GTGCCAGACAACCCCGTTCTCCAGGAGAGTCTCCGGAGCGCCATCAGCGATTACATTAGCAAAAGTGCTAAACCGCTAAGCTGCCCGTCCGGGTGTCAGACCGGGAGCCAGAACCGGAACTGCGCCTGTCGCTGCCAGGGGCACCACATGGTCAACTCCGACTGCTGCCCCGCCGAATACGGCGTGGCCCGGATGAACGTGACGGTGGTCCGAGCTGCGGGGCTGTGGGGGGACTATTTCAGCAAGACCGACGGCTACGTGAAGGTGTTCTACCATCAGGCAGCTTCTGTAACGCCCATCATCTGGAACAACAACTTTCCCGCCTGGAACTACCTGATACGCTTTGAAAACCGTCAACCTGCGCCACAGGAA CCGTG TCCAGTCAGGTTTGAGGTTTGGGACCGAGACAACGGCTGGAATGACGACTTGCTGGGACGCGACAGCCTGGTCCCGACATCAGGGAGCATCAGCAGGTCCTTTAGGCTGAAGCACGGCTCCCTGCTCGTGCGCGTGTCTGCAGTGTGCGCTCCCAGCCTGCAGGGGTCGCTGTGCGAGCAGTACGCTGCCTCACCCACCTACCAGGAGGTCATGACACACAagcgagaggagcaggagggcgcAGGGTCGCAGCCCGCGGCTCCAGGTGGCGCCACTCTCTAG
- the LOC105416510 gene encoding zinc finger protein 845 isoform X1 produces MAMHDMSRAKGFPCKECDMVCPSTPSLLEHMKAHYQQEDSGRFECEQCGRIYKHAASLANHKKSHEVGSFQCPVCTRTLPNSVALKNHLRIHTLSPSSAHTEEENEEVPDESGQDEREYSLAQDLSDGFGRSHLNHSGMGHSVLQSHNTDDQGKKSSSESDDAWDRPFKCDQCDRTYRHHGSLVNHKKCHQQGTFKCSVCFKQFSNLAALNSHERTHSKFKSPGSSLVSSSSSTQSSQGQDAASCFCHLCQVALPNKADFQEHILLHNSSSPSLGLSRSFPGIMPHNLSAVRSPAYTPALGDPLPLPPLPSDKRGPYDPIMGPPVNNPIYTCAYCGAGHPDLETLKVHYLTHDPHPASHGQDASILNSNTLRSGSQGSVSSPAGGRVPQANSPDDGERRFKCGECGKSYRHAGSLVNHKRCHQTGHYQCTICCKQYPHLAALHSHLRSHKGRSSNQHLGGDGNDWLSSEPLTLDSQQSYVQEGSGAATPISLPGNLGDAAHFVSDGGHSSGLDSLEFHDRFDGSALSQSNAAHRQADRHVCADCGEMYGDVSGIKAHLCPRRGQQPQQQQGNISNGFMGNLNYHSSGGSSLPSGSSGALKEGSSQRQYSQSGGKRMGNNEKDEDDGEVYQCSVCGNHYASLRALRSHLRSHANNPTGPGPSNMEQDWRMICATCGQSFSRKQDLLNHQLVHGPQRPDGQQQGVGNSSANGTDKMDGRNHICVDCGMFFADRHHLITHLCPGKNRASSLNKQGLNGAKGMSGGDGGGGSRGGGEGRQPMVDQSDKPHKCDQCGRGYRHPCSLLNHKKSHKTGVFRCLVCQKRYYNLLALKNHQRTHFDLKRHKCEECGKAFKIQKQLINHLRLHEEQRAKGLVRSGPSASRFQQPGPSQLQTMRGESSKGQVMGMKYIHQGFKKPYSSAGTSRPQKFDPAESGRRPFSCEECGKTYRHAGSLANHKNLHKIGEYHCNVCNSTYPNRLAMKNHLRLHFAQKKHNCQECGKGFRTQRQLATHTTAGLCKGPQGPGAPMDFECDGCCEGFATADELAAHDCPAQHLPSSSSTNSSTNISLERSSVDLDSDERPYACDLCSCTYKHASSLLNHKHTHKTGNFRCNFCNKPYTNYMALRNHMRIHTQRKKHICHTCGKAFRLARFLRNHQKVHEEGATPLRLPHLRQEFPGEVRSGQAPLWGEPGVTSVAAPTATPAPSSTTRTHTLSASTTAPSVSRPTPTCWP; encoded by the exons ATGGCAATGCATGATATGAGTCGTGCCAAGGGTTTCCCGTGTAAAGAGTGTGATATGGTTTGCCCGAGTACTCCAAGTCTTCTAGAACATATGAAAGCACATTATCAGCAGGAAGATAGCGGTCGATTCGAGTGCGAGCAGTGTGGTCGTATTTACAAGCACGCTGCTAGCTTAGCCAACCACAAGAAGTCTCATGAAGTGGGTTCTTTCCAGTGTCCCGTTTGTACGCGTACCCTCCCCAACTCGGTAGCTTTGAAGAACCACCTGCGTATCCACACGTTGTCCCCTAGCAGCGCCCACACCGAAGAAGAGAACGAAGAAGTCCCGGACGAGTCGGGCCAAGACGAGCGAGAATACAGCCTCGCCCAGGACCTCTCTGACGGGTTCGGCCGCTCCCACCTGAACCACAGTGGTATGGGACATAGCGTCCTCCAGAGCCACAACACCGACGACCAAGGCAAAAAGAGCTCCTCCGAGTCCGACGACGCTTGGGACAGACCCTTCAAGTGTGACCAGTGCGACAGAACCTACCGGCACCACGGGAGCCTGGTGAACCACAAGAAGTGCCACCAACAGGGAACTTTTAAGTGTTCTGTTTGTTTCAAGCAATTCAGCAACCTGGCTGCCCTAAATAGCCACGAGAGAACTCACTCGAAGTTCAAGAGCCCCGGGAGCTCcctggtgagcagcagcagcagcacccagtCCTCGCAGGGTCAGGACGCAGCCTCCTGCTTCTGCCACCTCTGCCAGGTGGCGCTGCCCAACAAGGCCGACTTCCAGGAGCACATCCTGCTGCACAACTCTTCGTCCCCTTCTCTCGGCTTATCGCGCAGTTTTCCGGGCATCATGCCTCACAATTTAAGTGCGGTCCGTTCTCCGGCCTACACGCCGGCCCTGGGGGACCCTCTGCCCCTGCCTCCTCTGCCAAGTGACAAAAGAGGGCCCTATGACCCCATAATGGGCCCCCCCGTCAACAACCCCATCTACACCTGTGCCTACTGCGGCGCCGGACACCCAGATCTGGAGACTTTGAAAGTCCATTATTTGACTCATGACCCCCACCCGGCCTCCCACGGCCAGGATGCCTCCATCCTGAACTCCAATACGCTGCGTTCCGGCTCGCAGGGGTCGGTGTCCTCGCCCGCCGGCGGCCGCGTGCCCCAGGCAAACTCCCCCGATGATGGAGAACGGCGCTTTAAGTGTGGAGAATGTGGCAAAAGCTACCGACATGCAGGAAGCTTGGTCAACCACAAGCGCTGCCACCAGACGGGCCACTACCAGTGCACCATCTGCTGTAAGCAGTACCCCCACCTGGCGGCCCTCCACAGCCACCTGCGGAGCCACAAGGGCCGCTCCAGCAACCAGCATCTGGGGGGGGATGGAAACGACTGGTTGTCCTCAGAGCCACTGACTCTGGACTCCCAGCAGAGCTACGTCCAAGAGGGCAGCGGCGCCGCCACTCCCATCTCACTGCCGGGGAATCTGGGCGACGCGGCCCACTTTGTGTCGGACGGCGGCCACAGCAGCGGCCTGGACTCTCTAGAGTTCCACGATCGCTTCGATGGCAGCGCTCTTTCGCAGAGCAACGCCGCTCACCGCCAGGCTGACAGGCACGTGTGTGCCGACTGCGGGGAGATGTACGGAGACGTGTCGGGCATCAAGGCCCACCTGTGTCCTCGCCGTGGccaacagccacagcagcagcagggcaacATATCCAACGGCTTCATGGGCAACCTGAACTACCACAGCTCCGGCGGCTCCTCGCTGCCCTCCGGGAGCTCCGGCGCTCTGAAGGAAGGCAGCAGCCAACGGCAGTACTCGCAGAGCGGAGGCAAGCGAATGGGAAACAACGAGAAAGACGAGGACGACGGAGAGGTTTACCAGTGCTCGGTGTGTGGCAACCACTACGCCAGCCTCAGGGCCCTCAGGAGCCACCTGCGCAGCCACGCCAACAACCCCACAGGGCCGGGACCCTCCAACATGGAGCAGGACTGGAGGATGATCTGCGCCACATGTGGACAGAGCTTCTCCCGTAAGCAGGACCTCCTGAATCATCAGCTGGTCCACGGGCCCCAAAGGCCAGATGGCCAACAACAGGGTGTCGGGAACTCTTCCGCTAACGGCACCGACAAGATGGACGGACGCAACCACATTTGTGTGGACTGTGGCATGTTCTTCGCTGACCGGCACCACCTGATCACCCACCTGTGTCCCGGCAAGAATCGGGCCAGCTCGTTGAACAAGCAAGGTCTGAACGGTGCCAAAGGGATGTCGGGAGGAGACGGTGGCGGCGGGAGCCGTGGCGGCGGCGAGGGCCGCCAGCCGATGGTGGACCAGAGCGACAAGCCTCACAAGTGTGACCAGTGTGGGCGAGGCTACAGGCACCCCTGCTCCCTCCTCAACCACAAGAAGTCTCATAAAACGGGGGTGTTCCGGTGCCTGGTGTGCCAGAAACGCTACTACAACCTGCTGGCTCTCAAAAACCACCAAAGGACCCACTTTGACCTGAAGAG GCACAAGTGCGAAGAATGTGGCAAAGCCTTCAAGATCCAAAAACAACTCATCAACCACCTCCGTCTCCACGAGGAGCAACGGGCCAAAGGTCTCGTCCGGAGTGGCCCCAGTGCGTCCCGCTTCCAGCAGCCGGGCCCCTCCCAGCTGCAGACCATGAGGGGGGAGTCCTCCAAGGGCCAGGTCATGGGCATGAAGTACATCCACCAGGGCTTCAAAAAGCCCTACTCCTCCGCCGGCACCTCCAGGCCGCAGAAATTTGACCCGGCTGAAAGTGGACGCAGACCTTTTTCCTGTGAAGAATGTGGGAAAACGTACCGACACGCAGGCAGCTTGGCCAATCACAAGAACCTCCACAAAATTGGCGAGTACCACTGTAACGTCTGCAACTCCACGTACCCCAACCGGCTGGCCATGAAGAACCACCTGCGGCTCCACTTTGCCCAAAAAAAGCACAACTGCCAAGAATGTGGCAAAGGTTTCCGCACCCAACGGCAGCTAGCTACCCACACCACAGCCGGCCTGTGCAAGGGGCCGCAGGGCCCCGGGGCCCCCATGGACTTTGAATGCGACGGCTGCTGTGAAGGTTTTGCCACCGCCGATGAGCTGGCGGCCCACGACTGCCCCGCCCAGCATCTGccttcttcatcctccaccaACAGCTCCACCAACATCAGCCTGGAGAGGAGCTCGGTGGACCTGGACTCTGACGAGAGGCCCTACGCCTGCGACCTGTGCAGCTGCACCTACAAGCACGCCAGCTCCCTGCTCAACCACAAGCACACCCACAAGACGGGCAACTTCAGGTGCAACTTCTGCAACAAGCCCTACACCAACTACATGGCCCTGCGGAACCACATGAGGATCCACACCCAGCGGAAGAAGCACATCTGTCACACGTGTGGAAAAGCCTTTCGGCTGGCCCGCTTCCTCCGGAACCACCAGAAGGTCCACGAGGAGGGCGCCACCCCCCTACGGCTGCCCCACCTGCGGCAAGAGTTTCCAGGGGAGGTCCGGTCTGGCCAGGCACCGCTGTGGGGAGAACCAG GTGTGACCAGTGTGGCCGCTCCTACCGCCACGCCAGCTCCCTCCTCAaccacaagaacacacacactgtcggCATCTACCACTGCGCCGTCTGTCTCAAGACCTACTCCAACCTGCTGGCCCTGA
- the LOC101067999 gene encoding THO complex subunit 6 homolog: protein MGPVELLHMSVFSQSFSPCGRFLATGNNYGQIALFSLAAALSPDATGLSHKPVLTFTAHEGPVFCLLSTDTHLVSAGNGEISSWSWSELIKKHVKSVWTKRPNYRSSLEIPEINSMILNSRDNSLIVGAGDNNIHILDLEHGTFKSVLQGHTDYVHCVSVREREAEILSGGEDGAVRIWDSRTAQSVHCIEVYKYESCARPQYGKWISCLATDSDWMLCGGGPSLSLWHLRSLSPTSVFPLTGCQRQAAFHQDMILAIGDGPYVSHCLLGGDIKAEIPCTPKSLNSLQLNTNSTEHRVLTVGGSSHHIDVFTNLSYRAFSLSF, encoded by the exons ATGGGCCCCGTTGAG ctcctccacatgtcCGTCTTCTCTCAGAGTTTTTCTCCCTGCGGTCGATTTCTGGCGACCGGAAACAACTACGGGCAGATCGCCCTCTTCAG CCTGGCGGCAGCCCTGAGTCCGGACGCCACTGGGTTGAGTCACAAACCGGTTCTGACCTTCACAG CTCACGAAGGTCCCGTCTTCTGCCTGCTGTCCACCGACACTCACCTGGTGAGCGCAGGAAACGGGGAGATcagctcctggagctggagcgaACTCATCAAGAAG CATGTCAAGTCTGTGTGGACGAAGAGACCAAACTACAG GTCCAGCCTGGAGATCCCAGAGATCAACTCGATGATCCTCAACTCCAGG GACAACAGTCTGATTGTGGGAGCGGGAGACAACAACATCCACATCCTGGACCTGGAACACGGAACGTTCAAG TCGGTTTTGCAGGGTCACACGGACTACGTGCACTGTGTGAGCGTGCGAGAACGTGAGGCCGAGATCCTGTCCGGCGGAGAAGACGGCGCCGTGAGGATCTGGG ACAGTCGGACGGCCCAGTCGGTTCACTGCATCGAGGTCTACAAGTACGAG AGCTGCGCTCGACCTCAGTACGGGAAGTGGATCAGCTGCCTGGCGACCGACTCGGACTGGATG TTGTGCGGCGGCGGCCCGTCCTTGTCCCTGTGGCACCTCCGATCTCTGTCGCCCACCTCCGTCTTCCCTCTGACAGGCTGCCAGCGACAGGCCGCCTTCCACCAGGACATG ATCCTGGCCATCGGGGACGGCCCGTACGTGTCTCACTGTCTGCTGGGCGGAGACATCAAAGCCGAGATTCCGTGCACACCAAAGAGCCTCAACTCACTGCAGCTCAACACCAACAGCACGGAGCACAGG GTGCTGACCGTAGGGGGCAGCAGTCACCACATCGACGTCTTCACCAACCTGTCCTACAGAGCGTTCTCGCTCAGCTTCTGA
- the LOC105416510 gene encoding zinc finger protein 845 isoform X2 yields MAMHDMSRAKGFPCKECDMVCPSTPSLLEHMKAHYQQEDSGRFECEQCGRIYKHAASLANHKKSHEVGSFQCPVCTRTLPNSVALKNHLRIHTLSPSSAHTEEENEEVPDESGQDEREYSLAQDLSDGFGRSHLNHSGMGHSVLQSHNTDDQGKKSSSESDDAWDRPFKCDQCDRTYRHHGSLVNHKKCHQQGTFKCSVCFKQFSNLAALNSHERTHSKFKSPGSSLVSSSSSTQSSQGQDAASCFCHLCQVALPNKADFQEHILLHNSSSPSLGLSRSFPGIMPHNLSAVRSPAYTPALGDPLPLPPLPSDKRGPYDPIMGPPVNNPIYTCAYCGAGHPDLETLKVHYLTHDPHPASHGQDASILNSNTLRSGSQGSVSSPAGGRVPQANSPDDGERRFKCGECGKSYRHAGSLVNHKRCHQTGHYQCTICCKQYPHLAALHSHLRSHKGRSSNQHLGGDGNDWLSSEPLTLDSQQSYVQEGSGAATPISLPGNLGDAAHFVSDGGHSSGLDSLEFHDRFDGSALSQSNAAHRQADRHVCADCGEMYGDVSGIKAHLCPRRGQQPQQQQGNISNGFMGNLNYHSSGGSSLPSGSSGALKEGSSQRQYSQSGGKRMGNNEKDEDDGEVYQCSVCGNHYASLRALRSHLRSHANNPTGPGPSNMEQDWRMICATCGQSFSRKQDLLNHQLVHGPQRPDGQQQGVGNSSANGTDKMDGRNHICVDCGMFFADRHHLITHLCPGKNRASSLNKQGLNGAKGMSGGDGGGGSRGGGEGRQPMVDQSDKPHKCDQCGRGYRHPCSLLNHKKSHKTGVFRCLVCQKRYYNLLALKNHQRTHFDLKRHKCEECGKAFKIQKQLINHLRLHEEQRAKGLVRSGPSASRFQQPGPSQLQTMRGESSKGQVMGMKYIHQGFKKPYSSAGTSRPQKFDPAESGRRPFSCEECGKTYRHAGSLANHKNLHKIGEYHCNVCNSTYPNRLAMKNHLRLHFAQKKHNCQECGKGFRTQRQLATHTTAGLCKGPQGPGAPMDFECDGCCEGFATADELAAHDCPAQHLPSSSSTNSSTNISLERSSVDLDSDERPYACDLCSCTYKHASSLLNHKHTHKTGNFRCNFCNKPYTNYMALRNHMRIHTQRKKHICHTCGKAFRLARFLRNHQKVHEEGATPLRLPHLRQEFPGEVRSGQAPLWGEPGRHGSQEEGQ; encoded by the exons ATGGCAATGCATGATATGAGTCGTGCCAAGGGTTTCCCGTGTAAAGAGTGTGATATGGTTTGCCCGAGTACTCCAAGTCTTCTAGAACATATGAAAGCACATTATCAGCAGGAAGATAGCGGTCGATTCGAGTGCGAGCAGTGTGGTCGTATTTACAAGCACGCTGCTAGCTTAGCCAACCACAAGAAGTCTCATGAAGTGGGTTCTTTCCAGTGTCCCGTTTGTACGCGTACCCTCCCCAACTCGGTAGCTTTGAAGAACCACCTGCGTATCCACACGTTGTCCCCTAGCAGCGCCCACACCGAAGAAGAGAACGAAGAAGTCCCGGACGAGTCGGGCCAAGACGAGCGAGAATACAGCCTCGCCCAGGACCTCTCTGACGGGTTCGGCCGCTCCCACCTGAACCACAGTGGTATGGGACATAGCGTCCTCCAGAGCCACAACACCGACGACCAAGGCAAAAAGAGCTCCTCCGAGTCCGACGACGCTTGGGACAGACCCTTCAAGTGTGACCAGTGCGACAGAACCTACCGGCACCACGGGAGCCTGGTGAACCACAAGAAGTGCCACCAACAGGGAACTTTTAAGTGTTCTGTTTGTTTCAAGCAATTCAGCAACCTGGCTGCCCTAAATAGCCACGAGAGAACTCACTCGAAGTTCAAGAGCCCCGGGAGCTCcctggtgagcagcagcagcagcacccagtCCTCGCAGGGTCAGGACGCAGCCTCCTGCTTCTGCCACCTCTGCCAGGTGGCGCTGCCCAACAAGGCCGACTTCCAGGAGCACATCCTGCTGCACAACTCTTCGTCCCCTTCTCTCGGCTTATCGCGCAGTTTTCCGGGCATCATGCCTCACAATTTAAGTGCGGTCCGTTCTCCGGCCTACACGCCGGCCCTGGGGGACCCTCTGCCCCTGCCTCCTCTGCCAAGTGACAAAAGAGGGCCCTATGACCCCATAATGGGCCCCCCCGTCAACAACCCCATCTACACCTGTGCCTACTGCGGCGCCGGACACCCAGATCTGGAGACTTTGAAAGTCCATTATTTGACTCATGACCCCCACCCGGCCTCCCACGGCCAGGATGCCTCCATCCTGAACTCCAATACGCTGCGTTCCGGCTCGCAGGGGTCGGTGTCCTCGCCCGCCGGCGGCCGCGTGCCCCAGGCAAACTCCCCCGATGATGGAGAACGGCGCTTTAAGTGTGGAGAATGTGGCAAAAGCTACCGACATGCAGGAAGCTTGGTCAACCACAAGCGCTGCCACCAGACGGGCCACTACCAGTGCACCATCTGCTGTAAGCAGTACCCCCACCTGGCGGCCCTCCACAGCCACCTGCGGAGCCACAAGGGCCGCTCCAGCAACCAGCATCTGGGGGGGGATGGAAACGACTGGTTGTCCTCAGAGCCACTGACTCTGGACTCCCAGCAGAGCTACGTCCAAGAGGGCAGCGGCGCCGCCACTCCCATCTCACTGCCGGGGAATCTGGGCGACGCGGCCCACTTTGTGTCGGACGGCGGCCACAGCAGCGGCCTGGACTCTCTAGAGTTCCACGATCGCTTCGATGGCAGCGCTCTTTCGCAGAGCAACGCCGCTCACCGCCAGGCTGACAGGCACGTGTGTGCCGACTGCGGGGAGATGTACGGAGACGTGTCGGGCATCAAGGCCCACCTGTGTCCTCGCCGTGGccaacagccacagcagcagcagggcaacATATCCAACGGCTTCATGGGCAACCTGAACTACCACAGCTCCGGCGGCTCCTCGCTGCCCTCCGGGAGCTCCGGCGCTCTGAAGGAAGGCAGCAGCCAACGGCAGTACTCGCAGAGCGGAGGCAAGCGAATGGGAAACAACGAGAAAGACGAGGACGACGGAGAGGTTTACCAGTGCTCGGTGTGTGGCAACCACTACGCCAGCCTCAGGGCCCTCAGGAGCCACCTGCGCAGCCACGCCAACAACCCCACAGGGCCGGGACCCTCCAACATGGAGCAGGACTGGAGGATGATCTGCGCCACATGTGGACAGAGCTTCTCCCGTAAGCAGGACCTCCTGAATCATCAGCTGGTCCACGGGCCCCAAAGGCCAGATGGCCAACAACAGGGTGTCGGGAACTCTTCCGCTAACGGCACCGACAAGATGGACGGACGCAACCACATTTGTGTGGACTGTGGCATGTTCTTCGCTGACCGGCACCACCTGATCACCCACCTGTGTCCCGGCAAGAATCGGGCCAGCTCGTTGAACAAGCAAGGTCTGAACGGTGCCAAAGGGATGTCGGGAGGAGACGGTGGCGGCGGGAGCCGTGGCGGCGGCGAGGGCCGCCAGCCGATGGTGGACCAGAGCGACAAGCCTCACAAGTGTGACCAGTGTGGGCGAGGCTACAGGCACCCCTGCTCCCTCCTCAACCACAAGAAGTCTCATAAAACGGGGGTGTTCCGGTGCCTGGTGTGCCAGAAACGCTACTACAACCTGCTGGCTCTCAAAAACCACCAAAGGACCCACTTTGACCTGAAGAG GCACAAGTGCGAAGAATGTGGCAAAGCCTTCAAGATCCAAAAACAACTCATCAACCACCTCCGTCTCCACGAGGAGCAACGGGCCAAAGGTCTCGTCCGGAGTGGCCCCAGTGCGTCCCGCTTCCAGCAGCCGGGCCCCTCCCAGCTGCAGACCATGAGGGGGGAGTCCTCCAAGGGCCAGGTCATGGGCATGAAGTACATCCACCAGGGCTTCAAAAAGCCCTACTCCTCCGCCGGCACCTCCAGGCCGCAGAAATTTGACCCGGCTGAAAGTGGACGCAGACCTTTTTCCTGTGAAGAATGTGGGAAAACGTACCGACACGCAGGCAGCTTGGCCAATCACAAGAACCTCCACAAAATTGGCGAGTACCACTGTAACGTCTGCAACTCCACGTACCCCAACCGGCTGGCCATGAAGAACCACCTGCGGCTCCACTTTGCCCAAAAAAAGCACAACTGCCAAGAATGTGGCAAAGGTTTCCGCACCCAACGGCAGCTAGCTACCCACACCACAGCCGGCCTGTGCAAGGGGCCGCAGGGCCCCGGGGCCCCCATGGACTTTGAATGCGACGGCTGCTGTGAAGGTTTTGCCACCGCCGATGAGCTGGCGGCCCACGACTGCCCCGCCCAGCATCTGccttcttcatcctccaccaACAGCTCCACCAACATCAGCCTGGAGAGGAGCTCGGTGGACCTGGACTCTGACGAGAGGCCCTACGCCTGCGACCTGTGCAGCTGCACCTACAAGCACGCCAGCTCCCTGCTCAACCACAAGCACACCCACAAGACGGGCAACTTCAGGTGCAACTTCTGCAACAAGCCCTACACCAACTACATGGCCCTGCGGAACCACATGAGGATCCACACCCAGCGGAAGAAGCACATCTGTCACACGTGTGGAAAAGCCTTTCGGCTGGCCCGCTTCCTCCGGAACCACCAGAAGGTCCACGAGGAGGGCGCCACCCCCCTACGGCTGCCCCACCTGCGGCAAGAGTTTCCAGGGGAGGTCCGGTCTGGCCAGGCACCGCTGTGGGGAGAACCAGGTAGGCATGGAAGTCAGGAGGAAGGCCAGTGA